The Aminithiophilus ramosus genome contains a region encoding:
- a CDS encoding type II toxin-antitoxin system HicA family toxin, with protein MRIRKEAAVINQKEVCRILEKAGWRPTGHGKGSHRVYENPETGQMTAIPHGEITKGTLAAIRRQTGIDQIR; from the coding sequence ATGCGCATCAGGAAGGAGGCCGCCGTGATCAACCAGAAAGAGGTCTGCCGAATCCTTGAAAAAGCCGGATGGCGCCCGACAGGACACGGGAAGGGAAGCCACAGGGTCTACGAGAACCCGGAGACGGGGCAAATGACCGCCATCCCTCACGGCGAGATCACCAAAGGAACCCTCGCCGCCATCCGCAGACAAACCGGAATCGATCAGATCCGATAG
- a CDS encoding type II toxin-antitoxin system HicB family antitoxin: MKKDVRIYPALLSEEGAYICVRFPDLPGCNTFGKDYADTIASAKEALGGHLLCMEEDNDPIPAPTPLNKLQPEKDEIAVLIDVRLDVLRKEEAKKSVSKNVTLPAWLNEMAMEHKINFSSTLQEALREKLGV, from the coding sequence ATGAAAAAGGATGTGCGCATATATCCTGCGCTGCTCTCCGAGGAGGGGGCCTATATCTGCGTCCGCTTTCCCGACCTTCCGGGCTGCAATACTTTCGGGAAGGACTACGCCGACACCATCGCCAGCGCCAAGGAGGCCTTGGGCGGGCACTTGCTCTGCATGGAAGAAGACAACGACCCCATCCCGGCCCCTACTCCGCTCAACAAACTGCAGCCGGAAAAAGACGAAATCGCCGTCTTGATCGACGTGCGCTTGGATGTTCTCCGCAAAGAAGAAGCCAAGAAATCCGTCAGCAAGAACGTCACCCTTCCGGCGTGGCTCAACGAAATGGCCATGGAACACAAGATCAATTTCTCCAGCACCCTCCAGGAAGCCCTGCGAGAGAAGCTGGGAGTCTGA
- a CDS encoding terminase small subunit — MAKLTAKRRAFVEAYAGNATEAALSAGYSPKTAHTIGHESLKKPEIQEALHEREDAWLATLIATSGH, encoded by the coding sequence GTGGCGAAGCTGACGGCAAAACGCAGAGCTTTCGTGGAAGCCTACGCGGGCAATGCCACGGAGGCCGCTCTGAGCGCTGGGTACAGCCCGAAAACGGCTCATACGATCGGGCATGAATCGTTGAAAAAACCTGAAATCCAGGAGGCCCTTCACGAGAGAGAGGACGCATGGCTCGCAACTCTCATCGCCACCTCTGGACATTAA
- a CDS encoding class I SAM-dependent methyltransferase: MDHRTREYYDLRAAELACRYDGARGGVAERFDRAFPRGGRVLDVGAGSGRDLNRLLLGGWDGWGAEPCRALIGEAERLYPAVRGRIRQSALPDLDGIGDGAFDGVLCSAVLMHLADGELERSFTGIRRVLRDGGTFLVSLPLDGEGRPFRGGDDDGRLFNGLSPEGLERGLAKRGFASLGRWENGDGLGRDDRRWALGLFRLSRRGDGAVFPPEAASDRRRLPADGVPPGRGRVRR; this comes from the coding sequence GTGGATCATCGGACCCGGGAGTATTACGACCTCAGGGCCGCCGAGCTGGCCTGTCGCTACGACGGGGCCCGAGGCGGCGTCGCCGAAAGGTTCGACAGGGCTTTCCCCCGGGGAGGCCGTGTCCTCGACGTCGGGGCCGGATCGGGGCGGGATCTGAATCGGCTCCTCCTCGGCGGCTGGGACGGTTGGGGCGCCGAGCCCTGCCGAGCCCTCATCGGCGAGGCCGAACGCCTCTACCCGGCGGTCCGGGGCCGGATTCGGCAATCGGCCCTGCCCGATCTCGACGGGATCGGCGACGGCGCCTTCGACGGGGTCCTCTGCTCGGCCGTGCTCATGCACCTGGCCGACGGGGAGCTGGAGCGGTCTTTTACCGGAATCCGCCGGGTTTTGAGGGACGGAGGCACCTTTCTCGTCTCCCTGCCCCTCGACGGAGAGGGGCGCCCCTTCCGGGGGGGAGACGACGACGGAAGGCTTTTCAACGGCCTTTCGCCGGAGGGCCTGGAGCGGGGGCTCGCGAAGCGGGGTTTTGCCTCTCTGGGCCGATGGGAGAACGGCGACGGCCTGGGCCGGGACGACCGGCGCTGGGCCCTGGGGCTTTTCCGTCTCTCCCGGCGGGGTGACGGCGCTGTCTTTCCGCCCGAAGCCGCTTCGGACCGTCGACGTCTCCCGGCCGACGGAGTTCCCCCGGGAAGGGGGCGGGTGAGGCGATGA
- a CDS encoding transposase produces MVSQKALPFHYVIESQSKGITAWAGLLAIEGLFYGLGLDHSIRKRIRGRPTQGYSDVQQILSLVLLNIAGGSAVDDIDDLEGDGGLSKRHALAAARDLPRGKALFARWRAATERSLYFGACAAWWWISVLSLNIMTIFRRHVLPARWSRSRPRTLRFKVFAVAGRLVRHGRQWIVKISGHNPGGNLLEQAQWSLERFCRLQP; encoded by the coding sequence ATGGTATCTCAAAAGGCTCTTCCGTTCCACTACGTAATAGAAAGTCAATCGAAAGGCATCACTGCCTGGGCGGGTCTGCTGGCCATTGAAGGTCTTTTCTACGGCCTGGGTCTTGATCACTCCATCCGGAAACGCATCAGGGGCAGACCCACTCAGGGCTACAGCGATGTTCAGCAGATTCTGTCTCTTGTCCTGCTGAACATCGCGGGAGGAAGCGCCGTGGACGATATCGACGACCTGGAAGGCGACGGGGGGTTGTCGAAACGGCATGCCCTTGCCGCCGCCCGCGATCTTCCCCGGGGGAAAGCCCTTTTCGCAAGATGGAGAGCTGCAACGGAGCGTTCATTGTACTTCGGTGCCTGTGCCGCCTGGTGGTGGATCTCCGTACTGTCCCTGAACATCATGACCATCTTCAGAAGACACGTCCTGCCGGCCCGCTGGTCCCGGAGCCGTCCCCGAACCCTGCGGTTCAAAGTCTTTGCCGTGGCGGGACGACTGGTTCGCCATGGAAGGCAGTGGATCGTGAAAATCAGCGGACACAACCCCGGAGGCAACCTGCTGGAGCAGGCTCAATGGAGCCTGGAGCGTTTTTGCAGACTCCAGCCCTGA
- a CDS encoding M20 family metallopeptidase — MTDFPTKDAIDGAIASLAPEVAALSDDLAAHPELSGEEFESSRKIVALLRKGGFDVEYPYLGLPTAFRAVRGKPDGASRVALLVEYDALPEIGHACGHNLHGSMSVLAGLALAPLMERIDGELVLFGTPAEETNGAKVLMADRGAFDGFDLALMIHCHGGATFVPYRSLAMDAVEFVFRGKAAHAAGMPWEGKNALNGVQLLFHAVDMLRQHVRPEVRMHGIVSKGGAAPNIVPETAEARFYFRAPKRAYLDQILAQVHDCARGAALATGTEVEWRNFEFSFDDVLPNGAAEAMMEEIFSDLAVPLSPSPGALGSSDVGNVSYRCPAIQPEMDFTGRHVAAHTREFAAAVTGPRAHEALVTGARALARAALRVFSDGDLRRRMKEDFAANLSR, encoded by the coding sequence ATGACCGATTTCCCGACGAAAGACGCCATCGACGGCGCCATCGCTTCCCTGGCCCCTGAGGTCGCCGCCCTCAGCGACGACCTGGCGGCCCATCCCGAGCTCTCCGGCGAGGAGTTCGAGTCGAGCCGCAAGATCGTCGCCCTTCTGCGAAAGGGGGGCTTCGACGTCGAATACCCCTATCTGGGCCTTCCCACGGCCTTCCGGGCCGTCCGGGGCAAACCCGACGGGGCTTCCCGCGTGGCCCTCCTCGTCGAGTACGATGCCCTTCCCGAGATCGGACATGCCTGCGGCCACAACCTTCACGGCTCCATGTCCGTCCTGGCCGGTCTGGCCCTGGCCCCCCTCATGGAGAGGATCGACGGGGAACTCGTCCTCTTCGGCACTCCCGCCGAGGAGACGAACGGCGCCAAGGTTCTCATGGCCGACAGGGGCGCCTTCGACGGCTTCGATCTGGCCCTCATGATTCACTGTCACGGAGGGGCGACCTTCGTCCCCTATCGCTCCCTGGCGATGGACGCCGTCGAGTTCGTCTTCCGAGGCAAGGCGGCTCACGCCGCCGGCATGCCCTGGGAGGGAAAGAACGCCCTCAACGGCGTCCAGCTCCTCTTCCACGCCGTCGACATGCTCCGCCAGCACGTCAGGCCCGAGGTCCGCATGCACGGCATCGTCTCGAAGGGCGGCGCGGCCCCCAACATCGTCCCCGAGACGGCCGAGGCCCGCTTCTACTTCAGGGCCCCCAAGAGGGCCTATCTCGATCAGATCCTGGCTCAGGTCCACGACTGCGCCCGAGGTGCCGCCCTGGCGACGGGGACGGAGGTGGAGTGGCGCAACTTCGAGTTCAGCTTCGACGATGTCCTCCCCAACGGCGCCGCCGAGGCCATGATGGAGGAGATCTTCTCCGACCTGGCCGTCCCCCTCTCGCCGTCGCCCGGCGCCCTGGGATCGTCCGACGTGGGCAACGTCTCCTACCGCTGCCCGGCCATTCAGCCCGAGATGGACTTCACGGGCCGTCACGTGGCCGCTCACACGAGGGAATTCGCCGCCGCCGTCACGGGCCCTCGTGCCCACGAGGCCCTCGTCACCGGAGCCAGAGCCCTGGCCCGCGCCGCGCTGCGCGTCTTTTCCGACGGCGATCTGCGGCGGCGCATGAAAGAGGATTTCGCGGCCAATCTCTCCCGCTGA
- the feoB gene encoding ferrous iron transport protein B has protein sequence MTVVALAGNPNSGKTTLFNALTGARQHVGNYPGVTVEHKRGTYVHEGVTAQLEDLPGIYSLSAYSSEEVVTRDFLLNQSPDVVIDIVDASNLERNLYLTVQLLEMGLPVCIALNMMDEAQSRGMEIDADRLASLMGVPVVPIVARRSEGIHDLMKKALATVGVAPRPLRISYGPDVDPVLKRMKGAIEKALALPEAQRPWWAALKYLEGDEAVRASIAGKAPELDRELTAMADELDRHLRTTLDTYAEALIADQRYGYIKALLQRNVVVYRKDRDAATLSDRLDAVLTHRFVGPVIMVAVLAGLYRFTFAYSETPVGWFESFFGWLGAVAETNLPEGLFKSMILSGVIDGVGGVMGFVPLILFMFLGISFLEDTGYLARVAFMLDRLFRFFGLHGSSVMPFIISGGIAGGCAVPGVMAARTIKSPKERLATLLTAPFMNCGAKLPVFALLVGVFFTENQASMMLLITVLSWIGALVAAKVLRSTILKGETTPFVLELPPYRFPTFRGLLIHTWERTWQYIRKAGTVILAISILLWALMTFPEPGETDRQRFETRRQTILTEASEEVRSELESETEELSPEAQEIADGLAALDGEEAQEALRNSYAGRMGIALERITSPAGFDWRDNIALVGGFAAKEVVVSTLGTAYSLGEVDPEESGGLAATLATSPDWSPLKALSLIIFTMFYAPCFVTVVCIVREAGSWKWGAFSMAFNTLLAYGLAVAVYQGGLILQAMGGN, from the coding sequence ATGACCGTCGTCGCCCTGGCCGGAAATCCCAACTCGGGTAAGACGACGCTCTTCAACGCCCTCACGGGAGCCCGTCAGCACGTGGGCAACTACCCCGGCGTGACGGTGGAGCACAAGAGGGGAACCTACGTCCACGAGGGCGTCACGGCCCAGCTGGAAGACCTTCCGGGCATCTACTCCCTTTCGGCCTATTCCTCCGAAGAGGTCGTGACCCGCGACTTTCTCCTGAACCAGAGCCCCGATGTCGTCATCGACATCGTCGACGCCTCCAACCTGGAGCGGAACCTCTACCTCACCGTCCAGCTTCTGGAGATGGGCCTTCCCGTCTGCATCGCCCTCAACATGATGGACGAGGCCCAGTCGCGGGGGATGGAGATCGACGCCGACCGCCTGGCCTCCCTCATGGGCGTTCCCGTCGTTCCCATCGTGGCCCGCAGGAGCGAGGGGATCCATGACCTGATGAAGAAAGCCCTGGCGACGGTAGGCGTCGCGCCCCGTCCCCTGCGCATCTCCTACGGCCCCGACGTGGACCCCGTTCTGAAGAGAATGAAAGGGGCCATCGAGAAGGCCCTGGCTCTGCCCGAGGCCCAGCGTCCCTGGTGGGCGGCCCTCAAGTATCTCGAAGGGGACGAGGCCGTCCGGGCCTCCATCGCCGGGAAGGCCCCCGAGCTGGACCGGGAGCTGACGGCCATGGCCGACGAGCTGGACCGCCACCTCCGAACCACTCTGGACACCTACGCCGAGGCCCTCATCGCCGACCAGCGCTACGGCTACATCAAGGCCCTCCTTCAGCGGAACGTGGTCGTCTACAGGAAAGACCGCGACGCGGCCACCCTTTCGGACCGTCTCGACGCCGTGCTGACCCACCGCTTCGTCGGCCCCGTCATCATGGTGGCCGTCCTGGCCGGACTCTACCGCTTCACCTTCGCCTACAGCGAGACGCCCGTGGGCTGGTTCGAGAGCTTCTTCGGATGGCTCGGCGCCGTGGCCGAGACCAACCTTCCCGAAGGTCTCTTCAAGTCGATGATCCTGTCGGGCGTCATCGACGGCGTGGGCGGCGTCATGGGCTTCGTCCCCCTGATCCTCTTCATGTTCCTGGGCATCTCCTTCCTGGAGGACACGGGCTATCTGGCCCGGGTGGCCTTCATGCTCGACCGTCTCTTCCGCTTCTTCGGCCTCCACGGCAGCTCCGTCATGCCCTTCATCATCTCCGGAGGCATCGCCGGAGGCTGTGCCGTGCCGGGCGTCATGGCGGCGAGAACGATCAAGTCGCCCAAGGAGAGGCTGGCGACGCTCCTCACGGCGCCCTTCATGAACTGCGGGGCCAAGCTGCCCGTCTTCGCCCTGCTCGTGGGCGTCTTCTTCACCGAGAACCAGGCCTCGATGATGCTCCTCATCACGGTCCTCTCCTGGATCGGCGCCCTTGTGGCCGCCAAGGTTCTCCGGTCGACGATCCTCAAGGGGGAGACGACGCCCTTCGTCCTGGAGCTGCCCCCCTACCGCTTCCCCACCTTCCGGGGCCTTCTCATCCACACCTGGGAGAGGACCTGGCAGTACATCAGGAAGGCGGGAACGGTCATCCTGGCCATCTCGATCCTCCTCTGGGCCCTCATGACCTTCCCCGAGCCGGGCGAGACCGACCGGCAGCGCTTCGAGACGCGGCGCCAGACCATCCTGACGGAGGCCTCCGAGGAGGTCCGGTCCGAGCTGGAATCCGAGACGGAAGAGCTCTCCCCCGAGGCCCAGGAGATCGCCGACGGCCTGGCCGCCCTCGACGGGGAGGAGGCCCAGGAGGCCCTGCGGAACTCCTACGCCGGACGGATGGGGATCGCCCTCGAAAGGATCACGTCGCCGGCCGGTTTCGACTGGAGGGACAACATCGCCCTCGTCGGCGGTTTCGCCGCCAAGGAGGTCGTCGTCTCCACCCTGGGCACGGCCTACTCCCTGGGCGAAGTCGACCCCGAGGAGAGCGGCGGCCTGGCGGCCACCCTGGCGACCTCGCCCGACTGGTCGCCGCTGAAGGCCCTCTCCCTCATCATCTTCACCATGTTCTACGCCCCCTGTTTCGTCACCGTCGTCTGCATCGTCCGCGAGGCCGGATCGTGGAAGTGGGGCGCCTTCTCCATGGCCTTCAACACTCTCCTCGCCTACGGACTGGCCGTGGCCGTCTACCAGGGCGGTCTCATCCTTCAGGCCATGGGAGGGAACTGA
- a CDS encoding dienelactone hydrolase family protein — MRESGRGQSVVLLLHEIYGLNEHMDFLKRRLERHRWEAVVPDLLEGRGPFPYEREEEAYRHFTERIGFPAAADRAVSVLTDLRRRYDRVCVLGYSAGATVAWICGATGLCDGVVGFYGSQIRNHTSLYPRCPTLLFFPERERSFDVDALIGLLHRRDRLRIEKMAGRHGFADPFSDRYDRRSSLRATRCLLSFLHDLPS; from the coding sequence ATGAGAGAATCCGGTCGGGGACAATCCGTGGTCCTGCTCCTTCACGAGATCTACGGTCTCAACGAGCACATGGACTTCCTGAAACGTCGTCTGGAGCGGCATCGATGGGAGGCGGTCGTCCCCGACCTGCTCGAGGGGAGAGGGCCTTTCCCCTACGAGCGGGAGGAGGAGGCCTACCGGCATTTCACGGAACGGATCGGTTTTCCGGCCGCCGCCGATCGGGCCGTCTCCGTTCTGACCGATCTCCGGCGACGTTACGACAGGGTCTGCGTCCTGGGCTACAGCGCGGGGGCCACCGTCGCCTGGATCTGCGGCGCCACGGGGCTCTGCGACGGCGTCGTCGGCTTTTACGGTTCCCAGATCAGGAACCACACGTCCCTTTACCCCCGCTGCCCCACCCTGCTCTTTTTCCCCGAGAGGGAGAGGTCCTTCGACGTCGATGCCCTCATCGGCCTTCTCCATCGACGGGACCGGCTTCGGATCGAAAAGATGGCCGGTCGGCACGGTTTCGCCGATCCCTTTTCCGATCGCTACGACAGGCGCTCCTCGCTGCGGGCCACCCGTTGCCTGCTCTCCTTCCTGCACGACCTTCCCTCGTAG
- a CDS encoding terminase small subunit, whose product MSRTQKLTPKQAWFVAEYLVDLNATQAGIRAGYSLKTADSIGLQLLRKTQVALAIQKAQEDRARRGLWLWPWLWRKSVSEW is encoded by the coding sequence ATGTCCAGGACGCAAAAACTGACCCCGAAGCAGGCCTGGTTCGTGGCGGAGTACCTCGTGGACCTCAACGCCACACAGGCGGGCATCAGGGCGGGGTACAGCCTGAAAACCGCTGATTCCATCGGATTGCAACTGCTACGGAAAACTCAGGTTGCGTTGGCCATCCAAAAGGCACAGGAAGATCGAGCCCGGCGGGGGCTATGGCTTTGGCCCTGGCTTTGGCGGAAATCCGTGTCAGAATGGTAG
- a CDS encoding type II toxin-antitoxin system HicB family antitoxin, translated as MKEIKDLTIYPAIFEYTPDGIDISFPDLPGCLSCARTDEEALFMARDALGTFLVACEDLGKPIPNPSRAFHAGENQVVHLVDVWLPFFRDREHSGSVKKNVTVPVWLNSLAEQAGLNFSQVLQAGIKASLGIQDRHQA; from the coding sequence ATGAAAGAGATTAAAGACCTGACCATCTACCCGGCTATCTTCGAGTACACCCCAGACGGTATCGATATTTCCTTCCCCGACCTTCCCGGGTGTCTTTCCTGCGCCAGGACGGACGAAGAGGCGTTGTTCATGGCTCGAGATGCCCTTGGTACTTTCCTCGTGGCGTGCGAAGACCTGGGCAAACCGATTCCGAATCCATCCCGGGCGTTTCACGCAGGGGAGAACCAAGTGGTCCACTTGGTGGACGTATGGCTTCCGTTCTTCCGGGACCGGGAGCATTCCGGATCGGTGAAGAAGAACGTCACCGTCCCGGTGTGGCTCAATTCCCTGGCGGAGCAGGCCGGACTCAACTTCTCCCAGGTGCTCCAGGCTGGCATCAAGGCCTCCTTGGGAATTCAAGACAGACACCAAGCCTGA
- a CDS encoding phosphodiester glycosidase family protein: protein MSEIILFKETDRPMRRPTGFVVALLLAAALSALPHAAWAVTRGEVVEAVVQALKLPPWTGSARFADVPPGHPHAKAIETAAALGVLLPTDHFHPDMEAARAEALFLALRGMGWRHEAEVFGTFFPVPDADIPPYLLGYVGLAGAMNLPAPREFLDDPRADVSVDDLVRLTAWLRQTTTQLVLWEGQVSFEGLTLVVHRQGLGSAPTNWAVQVGEYAGADEASAVQAQLRKLGLTSFLAKGDEGQAVLIGPYAHYAEAWTKMTALPSTFSAAVVPQGGTGSRALFWAALVVEPGGAMPRIAAAPTLGAPRLPLSRTAALTGATAAVNGGFFSGNAVIGSLVADDVPYSLPQGNRGALAWSESGEVAFGNGNLQIYVDLAGSIRPVAAVNGRPPQQGVALYTAGAGGFARDLLFGAVEASVVDGRVQSVRHWSVSNHAVPEGGFLVAARGVAAEELLLLEPGDEVKILRRLADPAMDKPWLLQAGPRLIADGRPLTTNEGFNAALREPRHPRTFVGQDGLRLWWVVVDGRDAWHSSGLTLDETRNVAAAMGLKDVLNLDGGGSSALWWRGSIVNRPSDGKERPLPYAVIFGPFSATP from the coding sequence ATGAGCGAAATCATTCTCTTTAAGGAGACGGATCGCCCTATGAGACGCCCTACGGGATTTGTCGTCGCCCTGCTTCTCGCTGCGGCCCTTTCGGCCCTTCCTCACGCCGCCTGGGCCGTAACGCGCGGCGAGGTCGTCGAGGCCGTCGTCCAGGCCCTGAAGCTGCCGCCATGGACGGGCTCGGCCCGCTTCGCCGACGTGCCTCCGGGACACCCTCACGCCAAGGCCATCGAGACGGCCGCCGCCCTGGGCGTCCTGCTTCCCACGGACCATTTCCACCCCGACATGGAGGCGGCCCGGGCCGAGGCGCTCTTCCTGGCCCTGCGCGGCATGGGCTGGCGCCACGAGGCGGAGGTCTTCGGCACGTTCTTCCCCGTTCCCGACGCCGACATTCCCCCCTACCTTCTGGGCTATGTGGGCCTGGCCGGGGCCATGAACCTTCCCGCCCCGCGAGAGTTCCTCGACGATCCGAGGGCCGACGTCTCCGTCGACGACCTGGTGCGCCTCACGGCCTGGCTCCGCCAGACGACGACGCAGCTCGTCCTCTGGGAGGGACAGGTCTCCTTCGAGGGGCTGACTCTCGTCGTCCACCGCCAGGGGCTGGGCTCGGCGCCGACGAACTGGGCCGTCCAGGTCGGCGAATACGCCGGAGCCGACGAGGCTTCAGCCGTCCAGGCCCAGCTCAGGAAACTGGGCCTGACGAGCTTTCTCGCCAAAGGGGACGAGGGACAGGCCGTCCTCATCGGTCCCTACGCCCACTACGCCGAGGCCTGGACGAAGATGACCGCCCTCCCCTCCACCTTCTCCGCCGCCGTCGTGCCTCAGGGCGGAACGGGCTCGCGGGCCCTCTTCTGGGCGGCCCTCGTCGTCGAACCCGGCGGCGCCATGCCCCGCATCGCGGCCGCCCCGACGCTGGGGGCACCGCGGCTTCCTCTCTCGCGAACGGCCGCCCTGACGGGGGCCACGGCGGCCGTCAACGGAGGCTTCTTCAGCGGCAACGCCGTCATCGGCAGCCTCGTCGCCGACGACGTTCCCTACAGCCTCCCCCAGGGCAACCGCGGCGCCCTGGCCTGGAGCGAATCGGGCGAGGTGGCCTTCGGGAACGGCAACCTCCAGATCTACGTCGACCTGGCCGGGTCGATCCGGCCCGTCGCCGCCGTCAACGGCCGTCCTCCCCAGCAGGGGGTGGCCCTCTACACAGCCGGGGCCGGGGGATTCGCCCGCGACCTTCTCTTCGGAGCCGTCGAGGCCTCCGTCGTCGACGGCAGAGTCCAGTCCGTCCGCCACTGGAGCGTCTCGAACCATGCCGTCCCCGAAGGGGGCTTCCTCGTGGCGGCCCGGGGCGTCGCCGCCGAGGAGCTGCTCCTCCTCGAGCCGGGCGACGAGGTCAAGATCCTCCGCCGCCTGGCCGATCCGGCCATGGATAAGCCCTGGCTCCTTCAGGCCGGTCCCCGCCTCATCGCCGACGGACGCCCCCTGACGACGAACGAGGGTTTCAACGCCGCCCTGCGCGAGCCGCGTCACCCCCGCACCTTCGTGGGACAGGACGGCCTCCGTCTCTGGTGGGTCGTCGTCGACGGCCGCGACGCCTGGCACAGCAGCGGACTCACCCTCGACGAAACGCGCAACGTCGCCGCAGCGATGGGTCTGAAAGACGTGCTCAACCTCGACGGAGGCGGTTCGTCGGCCCTCTGGTGGCGCGGATCGATCGTCAACAGGCCTTCCGACGGGAAGGAGCGTCCCCTACCCTACGCCGTCATCTTCGGCCCCTTTTCGGCGACACCCTGA
- a CDS encoding FeoA family protein, whose protein sequence is MTICIPMRQMKDDEAGIIRSVRAEGELGRRIRDMGLTPKTRIRILGRAPLYDPVALRVGDFTLTLRNSEADHIDVEVERS, encoded by the coding sequence ATGACGATCTGCATTCCCATGCGACAGATGAAAGACGACGAGGCCGGAATCATCCGGTCCGTCAGGGCCGAAGGCGAGCTGGGCCGGAGGATCCGCGACATGGGACTCACGCCGAAGACGCGGATCAGGATCCTCGGCCGGGCTCCCCTTTACGACCCCGTCGCCCTCAGAGTCGGCGACTTCACCCTGACCCTCCGCAACAGCGAGGCCGATCACATCGACGTGGAGGTCGAGCGGTCATGA
- a CDS encoding type II toxin-antitoxin system HicA family toxin, which translates to MKTVGSHHHFKHPTKPGKVTVEHPQKDVPPETLDSIMKQVGLK; encoded by the coding sequence ATGAAAACGGTCGGAAGCCATCACCATTTCAAGCATCCGACAAAACCAGGGAAGGTCACGGTCGAACACCCCCAAAAAGACGTCCCACCGGAAACCCTCGACAGCATCATGAAACAGGTGGGGCTGAAATAA
- a CDS encoding MuF-C-terminal domain-containing protein: MADPIMIFQSATVPGSYVSLLELKDANGSSIVVPVALNASDSGRRAFLTSVYGKDEKVSGKVKPRNEWFVDQIKGGDLRYINIEKSARRARGVGLQLPIMPLQPQALLGAKIPTESDPVKLRAATRIRRLFRRNFVGSTDSRSVPITSPVRGRGSRLRFSDTSWPDRWTPALFSPADRGEPRSGDTAAAIRYNDLGRRSGASAPTRPSLYRRLAGGVPVNRDMEKIKSFLVREPDSLKRGLLALGYLSEMLRERGLPSPKLVGGAVVEFYTRSSYKTTDFDLICEDKRVVRDTLERMGFRPFSSRGLYSEELDIHFDLR; encoded by the coding sequence TTGGCCGACCCGATCATGATTTTTCAGTCTGCAACCGTTCCCGGCTCCTACGTGTCCCTGTTGGAGTTGAAGGATGCCAACGGTAGCAGCATCGTTGTTCCCGTAGCCTTGAATGCCTCGGATTCCGGGAGACGGGCCTTTCTGACCAGCGTTTATGGGAAGGACGAGAAAGTTTCCGGGAAGGTGAAGCCTCGGAACGAGTGGTTTGTCGATCAGATTAAAGGGGGGGATCTGAGGTATATTAACATAGAAAAAAGCGCCCGCCGGGCTAGGGGCGTCGGGCTCCAATTGCCCATTATGCCGCTTCAGCCTCAGGCGCTTCTTGGGGCGAAGATACCCACCGAATCCGATCCTGTCAAGCTCAGAGCCGCGACCCGAATCCGCCGGCTCTTCAGGAGGAACTTCGTCGGATCCACCGATTCAAGGTCTGTTCCAATCACCTCGCCGGTGCGGGGTCGAGGCAGCCGCCTCCGTTTTTCAGACACCTCCTGGCCGGACCGATGGACTCCCGCCCTGTTTTCGCCTGCGGATCGGGGAGAACCCCGATCGGGTGACACCGCTGCGGCTATCCGATACAATGATCTCGGACGACGAAGCGGGGCGTCCGCTCCGACGCGACCCTCTCTCTACCGTCGACTCGCTGGAGGTGTTCCCGTGAACCGGGATATGGAAAAAATCAAGAGTTTCCTCGTCCGGGAACCCGATTCCCTGAAAAGGGGGCTTCTCGCTCTCGGATACCTGAGCGAGATGCTGCGGGAAAGGGGACTTCCCTCCCCGAAACTGGTGGGCGGGGCGGTCGTGGAATTCTACACCCGCAGCAGCTACAAAACGACGGACTTCGATCTGATCTGCGAGGACAAAAGGGTCGTCCGGGATACCCTCGAACGGATGGGGTTCAGGCCGTTCTCGTCTCGCGGACTCTACAGCGAAGAACTCGACATACACTTCGACCTCCGATGA
- a CDS encoding FeoB-associated Cys-rich membrane protein has protein sequence MEKIALLVVLVLTGVYLVRRFRSAVRGGGCSCGCSACASDCSGKGKTHRGESR, from the coding sequence ATGGAAAAAATCGCCCTTCTTGTCGTCCTCGTCCTGACGGGCGTCTATCTCGTCCGCCGTTTCCGCTCCGCCGTCCGTGGCGGCGGCTGCTCCTGCGGCTGTTCGGCCTGCGCCTCCGACTGTTCGGGAAAGGGGAAAACCCACAGAGGGGAATCCCGATAA